One window from the genome of Acinetobacter sp. ANC 7912 encodes:
- a CDS encoding IS5 family transposase (programmed frameshift): MKYQKLNRFSDSEFKRLVGVPRPVFSEMVEVLKEAESLKKKSGRPHTLAIEDQLLLTLNYLRNYSTQLELAANYHIAESNVNRTIKKVEDALMKSRRFTLPKRSITTADEQFNWVIIDATECSIERPKKNQSKFYSGKKKKHTLKAQVIYHPKSKQIIGVDISSGSQHDIKLARKTVKKFKHCDYVMTDLGYYGLEQDGFKLLMPIKKKKNFPLFDAEKNYNKMIGKIRVVIEHINSQLKRFRILSERYRNRRKRFGLRINLIAALVNRMNLQ, from the exons TGGTTGGTGTACCTCGACCAGTTTTTAGTGAAATGGTCGAAGTTTTAAAAGAAGCAGAATCACTTAAAAAGAAATCTGGGCGTCCTCATACTTTAGCTATAGAGGATCAATTATTATTAACACTCAATTACTTACGGAATTACAGCACTCAATTGGAATTGGCTGCAAATTACCATATCGCTGAAAGTAATGTGAATCGAACTATTAAAAAGGTTGAAGATGCATTAATGAAATCAAGACGTTTTACCCTGCCAAAACGAAGCATTACCACAGCAGACGAACAATTTAACTGGGTAATTATTGATGCGACAGAATGTTCAATAGAACGCCCG AAAAAAAATCAGAGTAAGTTTTACAGTGGTAAAAAGAAGAAACATACGTTAAAAGCCCAAGTGATCTATCATCCGAAGAGCAAACAAATCATAGGAGTAGATATATCGTCTGGCAGTCAGCATGATATTAAATTGGCAAGAAAAACAGTTAAGAAATTCAAACATTGTGACTATGTTATGACCGATTTAGGGTACTATGGGTTAGAGCAAGATGGCTTTAAGTTATTGATGCCAATAAAGAAAAAGAAGAATTTCCCCTTATTTGATGCTGAGAAAAATTACAATAAAATGATTGGAAAAATACGAGTTGTAATCGAACATATTAATAGTCAATTGAAAAGATTTAGAATACTAAGTGAACGCTATCGAAATAGACGAAAAAGATTCGGTTTACGCATTAACTTAATCGCTGCACTGGTAAACCGGATGAACTTGCAATAA
- the ubiE gene encoding bifunctional demethylmenaquinone methyltransferase/2-methoxy-6-polyprenyl-1,4-benzoquinol methylase UbiE, producing the protein MSNENTTPTPAPESAQQTDKVSPFLTAPLPQGTPQGQQQSLEQRLTDTPVTGSVPKYNLPRGANTGNVGPTTHFGYQTVNSEEKAQKVAEVFHSVASKYDIMNDLMSFGIHRLWKRFAINMSGVRRGQHVLDIAGGTGDLAKVFSREVGPTGHVVLSDINESMLNVGRDRLIDAGCTNVDFVLANAETLEPFADNSFDLVTISFGLRNVTDKDAALAAMYRVLKPGGRLLVLEFSKPVFEPFAKLYDLYSFTALPLMGKLVANDSESYKYLAESIRMHPDQRTLKGMMENAGFQNCDYHNLTGGIVAVHRGFKL; encoded by the coding sequence ATGTCGAATGAAAATACCACGCCTACCCCTGCACCCGAGTCGGCACAACAAACAGACAAAGTGAGCCCATTCTTAACTGCACCATTACCACAAGGCACGCCACAAGGTCAGCAACAATCTTTAGAACAACGCCTGACCGATACGCCTGTAACAGGTAGCGTGCCGAAATATAACCTGCCACGTGGTGCCAATACCGGTAATGTCGGCCCAACTACTCACTTCGGCTATCAAACTGTCAATAGTGAAGAAAAAGCCCAGAAAGTGGCAGAAGTATTCCACTCAGTCGCCAGCAAATACGACATCATGAATGACCTGATGTCATTCGGCATTCACCGCCTGTGGAAACGTTTCGCCATCAATATGTCAGGCGTACGTCGCGGTCAGCACGTGCTGGATATCGCCGGGGGTACTGGTGACCTGGCCAAAGTGTTTAGCCGTGAAGTGGGTCCAACAGGTCATGTGGTTTTATCCGATATTAACGAATCTATGCTAAATGTTGGTCGTGACCGTCTGATTGATGCTGGCTGTACTAATGTTGATTTCGTCTTGGCCAATGCAGAAACTTTGGAACCATTTGCAGACAACAGCTTTGATCTGGTGACCATCTCCTTTGGTCTACGTAATGTGACTGACAAAGATGCAGCCCTGGCTGCAATGTATCGCGTACTGAAACCAGGTGGCCGTCTGCTGGTACTGGAATTTTCTAAACCAGTCTTCGAACCATTTGCCAAACTATATGACCTGTATTCCTTCACTGCATTGCCATTGATGGGCAAACTGGTTGCCAACGATTCGGAAAGCTATAAATACCTGGCTGAATCGATCCGTATGCACCCAGACCAACGCACCCTGAAAGGCATGATGGAAAATGCTGGCTTCCAAAACTGTGACTACCACAACCTGACAGGTGGTATCGTTGCCGTTCACCGTGGTTTTAAACTCTAA
- a CDS encoding SCP2 domain-containing protein, whose translation MWSILALGAIERVIHHYIDLDAITRIQFNALAGKMLRVVIASPQLSVDVFFDDGKIRLEPTPTGHTETPSIFEQRPYEAQDTQIPEATATLQVSNVVELLKLLLSDEIGTIPVQGDYKLLQEIQRIMQQAEPDLAAHLSPWIGPKLAHEIGKLQLAPKQLKRTLQSGLFFAEDALKEDSGLFAARWQMDDLQQDTRILNQNIDRVEAKIRQLQQQIEQQQDSTQN comes from the coding sequence ATGTGGTCAATTCTGGCACTCGGTGCCATTGAACGTGTGATCCACCATTACATTGATCTGGATGCGATTACCCGCATTCAGTTCAATGCTTTGGCGGGCAAAATGCTGCGTGTAGTGATTGCCTCACCACAACTTTCTGTCGATGTCTTCTTTGATGATGGCAAAATTCGTCTGGAACCTACACCGACCGGACATACAGAAACGCCTTCAATCTTCGAACAGCGTCCTTATGAAGCTCAGGATACGCAGATTCCTGAAGCTACTGCGACCTTACAGGTCAGCAATGTAGTCGAACTACTCAAACTGCTGCTTTCCGATGAAATTGGCACGATTCCAGTACAAGGTGACTATAAGCTTTTGCAGGAAATCCAGCGCATCATGCAGCAAGCTGAACCGGATCTGGCTGCCCATCTCAGCCCGTGGATCGGACCAAAGCTTGCTCATGAAATTGGCAAGCTGCAACTGGCACCAAAACAACTGAAACGCACGCTACAAAGTGGTCTATTCTTTGCTGAAGATGCCCTGAAAGAAGACAGTGGCCTGTTTGCTGCACGCTGGCAAATGGATGATTTACAGCAAGATACGCGTATACTTAATCAGAATATTGATCGTGTTGAAGCCAAGATTCGCCAGCTTCAACAGCAGATTGAACAGCAACAAGATTCAACCCAGAACTAG
- a CDS encoding AarF/UbiB family protein encodes MIPHVSRLLELWRIAAHYRLDTLFPADELPEKARHVLSLIRMHPAAWSSRERKNPLKLKEALEEMGPLAIKLGQLLSTRRDLIPPEVLQQLVLLQDQVKPFDNDLAKMRIQESLKADVNTLFARFDAQPLAAASIAQVHTAALHDGREVIVKVTRPNIRKQILQDFEILSWLGDFLEKRLEAARALHLNEIIQDYRQIILNELDLTLEADNTRRMRHYFTGSSMMYVPEVYMDSKDVLVAERITGVPISDVETFDKLGMDRADLARKGLTIFFTQVFRDNFFHADMHPGNVFVETINPANPRFIALDCAIMGELSKHDQMTVARMLLAVMNSDFMQLIQIVHQAGWIPPGTDQDALAREMRRTVGPMVSKPMHELDFAGILIQVMDIARRFHLEIPPQLMLLLKTLVHVEGLGTDLYPELDIWSLAKPILTDWVKAQMNPQKNIKELGQKIPDLLLGAQDLPTLMIDSLNGLKNQSAWHAKQLNELQSMRLQMEHQQKRSWIFGSIMAILLTIAIISPWFISVILIVLVSILAVWRIAK; translated from the coding sequence ATGATTCCGCACGTTTCACGTTTACTCGAACTTTGGCGCATTGCCGCGCACTATCGACTCGATACGTTGTTTCCTGCGGATGAACTCCCTGAAAAAGCCCGTCATGTGCTGTCCCTGATTCGTATGCATCCGGCAGCATGGTCTAGTCGTGAACGCAAGAATCCGCTCAAGCTGAAAGAAGCTTTGGAGGAAATGGGGCCGTTGGCAATCAAATTGGGGCAATTGCTGTCGACCCGTCGCGACCTGATTCCACCTGAAGTGCTACAACAACTGGTCCTGCTACAAGACCAGGTCAAGCCATTCGACAATGATCTAGCGAAAATGCGCATTCAGGAATCCCTGAAAGCTGATGTAAATACCCTGTTTGCCCGTTTTGATGCTCAGCCATTAGCTGCTGCATCGATTGCGCAGGTGCATACTGCCGCCCTGCATGATGGCCGTGAAGTGATTGTCAAAGTCACCCGTCCTAACATCCGCAAACAGATTCTGCAGGATTTTGAAATCCTCAGCTGGCTGGGTGATTTTTTAGAAAAACGTCTGGAAGCCGCCCGTGCCCTGCACCTGAATGAAATTATTCAGGACTATCGTCAGATTATTCTGAATGAGCTAGATCTGACGCTAGAAGCGGATAATACCCGCCGTATGCGCCATTATTTCACTGGCTCGAGCATGATGTATGTCCCTGAAGTCTATATGGACAGTAAGGATGTGCTGGTTGCGGAACGGATTACCGGTGTACCGATCTCGGATGTCGAAACCTTTGACAAGCTGGGTATGGATCGTGCCGATCTGGCGCGTAAAGGCCTGACCATCTTCTTTACTCAGGTCTTCCGTGACAACTTCTTCCATGCCGACATGCACCCGGGCAATGTCTTTGTGGAAACCATCAATCCGGCCAATCCACGCTTTATTGCGCTGGACTGTGCGATTATGGGTGAGCTGTCCAAGCATGACCAGATGACGGTCGCACGTATGTTGCTGGCGGTCATGAATAGCGACTTTATGCAGCTAATTCAGATTGTGCATCAGGCGGGCTGGATTCCACCAGGTACTGATCAGGATGCACTCGCCCGTGAAATGCGCCGGACCGTGGGACCAATGGTGTCTAAACCGATGCACGAGCTGGACTTTGCCGGTATTCTGATTCAGGTCATGGATATTGCACGTCGTTTTCACCTGGAAATTCCACCACAACTGATGTTGTTATTGAAAACATTAGTCCATGTGGAAGGCTTGGGTACTGATCTGTATCCAGAACTGGACATCTGGAGTCTGGCCAAACCAATCCTGACCGATTGGGTTAAAGCCCAGATGAATCCGCAAAAGAATATTAAGGAACTCGGACAAAAAATCCCGGATCTATTGCTCGGCGCTCAAGACCTGCCAACTTTAATGATTGATAGTTTGAATGGTCTTAAAAATCAGTCTGCCTGGCATGCCAAGCAGCTCAATGAATTACAAAGCATGCGTTTACAAATGGAACATCAGCAAAAACGCAGCTGGATTTTTGGCAGTATCATGGCGATTCTACTGACGATTGCCATTATTTCGCCTTGGTTTATCTCAGTCATTCTCATTGTACTGGTAAGCATTCTTGCAGTCTGGCGGATTGCTAAATAA
- a CDS encoding patatin-like phospholipase family protein, which translates to MIQILQKPAPALTIRAGHLAREMILKEGLQPAQVKIIPGAAGGPKGIGIQGLDQAIFGDFLQRAPQRCTLIGSSIGSWRFASIAAHGAKQGTELLGELYTNLSFHKKMSRQQVSDICYDMLKTLVQGKEAELVNHPDYHLAVLSIKAQHIFQSDKALPLLASVAGIVGTTALGRRHSRHFMQRVISQPRMGSQFKITDDDFSTHYQTLTEQNVLPWLMASASIPGVMAAIREIPDAPQGSYRDGGLIDYHIDLPFETDGLVLYPHFTDSITPGWFDKLFKRTATPENQARTLLISPSQQYLQSLPLGRLPDRKDFTLKGLDQKQRIQLWKACIAESQRLGDEFLELVEKQRFAEVMQPL; encoded by the coding sequence ATGATCCAGATTTTACAGAAACCTGCTCCCGCCCTTACCATTCGTGCTGGTCATTTAGCACGAGAAATGATTTTGAAGGAAGGTTTACAGCCAGCACAGGTCAAGATTATTCCCGGTGCGGCAGGCGGCCCAAAGGGTATTGGCATTCAGGGTCTGGATCAGGCGATTTTTGGCGATTTCCTACAACGTGCTCCGCAACGGTGTACCTTAATTGGTTCTTCTATTGGTAGCTGGCGTTTCGCTAGTATTGCAGCACATGGTGCTAAACAAGGTACTGAGTTACTCGGTGAGTTATATACCAATCTAAGTTTTCATAAAAAAATGAGCCGCCAGCAAGTGAGTGACATCTGTTATGACATGCTGAAAACCCTGGTTCAAGGTAAAGAAGCTGAGCTAGTCAATCACCCTGACTACCACCTGGCGGTACTTTCGATTAAAGCCCAGCATATTTTCCAGAGTGATAAAGCCCTTCCTTTACTCGCTTCTGTAGCAGGAATTGTAGGCACAACTGCTCTAGGGCGTCGTCATAGCCGCCATTTTATGCAGCGTGTGATCAGTCAACCGAGGATGGGCTCTCAATTTAAAATTACGGATGATGACTTTAGTACCCATTATCAGACTCTAACGGAGCAAAATGTATTGCCATGGCTGATGGCTTCTGCCTCGATTCCAGGGGTGATGGCAGCCATTCGGGAAATTCCAGATGCACCACAAGGCAGCTACCGGGATGGTGGCCTGATTGACTATCATATTGACCTGCCTTTCGAAACCGATGGTCTTGTGCTCTATCCACACTTTACCGACAGTATTACGCCGGGCTGGTTCGATAAACTATTTAAACGCACGGCCACTCCTGAAAATCAGGCACGAACTTTGCTCATCTCTCCCTCACAGCAATATCTACAAAGCTTGCCGCTGGGACGTTTGCCAGACCGCAAGGACTTCACCTTAAAAGGATTGGATCAAAAGCAACGCATCCAGCTCTGGAAAGCCTGTATTGCCGAAAGCCAACGTCTAGGTGATGAATTCCTGGAACTGGTCGAGAAACAGCGCTTCGCTGAAGTGATGCAACCCTTGTAA
- a CDS encoding Tex family protein, protein MTDLVQQLAKELAVRPNQVEAAIKLIDEGASVPFIARYRKEVTQGLDDTQLRQLDTRLSYLRDLFERREKVIESLKEQNKLTDDLLARVNAAETKNALEEIYAPYRPKRTSKSFKAKEAGLGPIAERIFQEEVDPAEALAGFSHEDYPDLESQLDAIQHILIDEWAQNIALTAELKATFAKTAILKSLVASDEKKEVGKKFRDYFDFSESLNKVPSHRLLAMLRGRQENVLGLKVDGEDEAPLARIETEYNLDAIQPQSRQDFLKQTAKLFWLGKVRPTVEHSLLTEKRLAAEAEAMQVFAENLRHLLLSAPAGARTTLGVDPGIRTGVKLAVVNESGDVLAHSTIYPFAPKEDKEGSLAELVRLCREFNVDLIAIGNGTASRETEALIAEMMAANTDLNLTRVSVSEAGASVYSASELASQELPELDVSIRGAVSIARRLQDPLAELVKIDPKSIGVGQYQHDVNQTGLAQTLEAVVEDCVNSVGVDVNTASAAILGYIAGLNKSIAQQIVEFRKENGRFDNRQDLKKVPRLGERTFEQAAGFLRIQNGSEPLDASAVHPESYELVNKIVASKATTVKDIIGNTEIIRQVNAEEFVDDKFGLPTIQDVLSELEKPGRDPRPEFCTAKFRDDITEVAQLTEGMQLEGVVTNVTNFGAFVDVGVHQDGLVHISELANEFIADPHKVVKPGQIVQVRVLNVDVERNRVNLSMRPEGSEAHAKAPRQPRREQNNEQRGERKPQGKRPQQARGERPQGKKPQSKPQENKIGGLGVLLLQAGIKGSK, encoded by the coding sequence ATGACTGACTTAGTTCAGCAGTTGGCAAAAGAACTTGCCGTACGTCCAAATCAAGTAGAAGCTGCCATCAAATTGATTGATGAAGGTGCCAGTGTTCCATTTATTGCACGTTACCGTAAAGAAGTAACACAGGGCCTAGACGATACGCAACTTCGCCAGCTCGACACACGTTTATCGTATTTACGTGATTTGTTTGAACGCCGTGAAAAGGTGATTGAATCACTAAAAGAACAAAATAAACTGACTGATGATTTATTGGCGCGTGTCAATGCCGCTGAAACCAAGAATGCACTTGAAGAGATCTATGCGCCGTACCGTCCGAAGCGTACTAGCAAGTCTTTCAAGGCGAAAGAAGCTGGTCTTGGTCCAATTGCAGAACGAATTTTCCAGGAAGAAGTTGATCCGGCAGAAGCACTGGCTGGCTTTAGCCATGAAGATTATCCGGATCTGGAAAGCCAGCTCGATGCCATCCAGCACATTCTGATTGATGAGTGGGCGCAGAACATTGCGCTGACTGCTGAACTGAAAGCGACATTTGCAAAAACTGCCATTTTAAAAAGTTTAGTTGCCAGCGATGAGAAAAAAGAAGTCGGTAAAAAATTCCGCGATTACTTTGATTTTTCAGAAAGCCTAAACAAAGTTCCTTCGCACCGTTTATTGGCGATGCTGCGTGGCCGTCAGGAAAATGTCCTAGGCTTAAAAGTGGATGGTGAAGATGAAGCACCATTGGCGCGTATTGAAACCGAATACAATCTGGATGCGATCCAGCCACAATCCCGTCAGGATTTCCTGAAACAGACTGCAAAACTGTTCTGGCTCGGTAAAGTACGTCCAACGGTTGAACATTCTTTATTGACTGAAAAACGTCTGGCAGCAGAAGCAGAAGCGATGCAGGTGTTTGCTGAGAATCTGCGTCATTTATTATTGTCTGCACCAGCTGGCGCACGTACCACACTGGGCGTCGATCCGGGGATCCGTACTGGTGTGAAACTGGCTGTGGTAAATGAGTCAGGTGATGTACTGGCACATAGCACGATTTATCCATTTGCACCAAAAGAAGATAAAGAAGGTTCACTGGCTGAACTGGTACGTCTATGCCGTGAATTCAATGTCGACCTGATCGCGATTGGGAATGGTACCGCAAGCCGTGAAACTGAAGCACTCATTGCTGAAATGATGGCTGCCAATACGGATCTAAACCTAACCCGTGTTTCTGTATCAGAAGCAGGTGCATCAGTCTATTCAGCATCTGAATTGGCATCTCAGGAATTGCCTGAGCTGGATGTATCTATTCGTGGTGCAGTATCGATTGCACGCCGTTTGCAAGATCCCCTGGCTGAACTGGTGAAGATCGATCCTAAATCGATTGGTGTGGGTCAATACCAGCATGACGTCAACCAGACTGGTCTGGCTCAAACGCTGGAAGCAGTTGTTGAAGATTGTGTGAACTCGGTCGGTGTCGATGTGAATACAGCATCGGCGGCAATTCTGGGTTATATCGCGGGTCTGAATAAATCGATTGCGCAGCAAATCGTGGAATTCCGTAAGGAAAATGGCCGTTTTGACAACCGTCAGGATCTGAAAAAAGTACCGCGTTTAGGTGAACGTACTTTTGAACAGGCAGCAGGCTTCCTGCGCATTCAAAATGGTTCTGAGCCATTAGATGCATCTGCAGTGCACCCAGAGTCTTATGAACTGGTGAATAAGATTGTTGCTTCTAAAGCTACAACTGTAAAAGACATCATCGGCAATACTGAAATTATTCGTCAGGTCAATGCTGAAGAATTTGTGGATGATAAATTCGGTCTGCCAACGATTCAGGATGTATTGAGCGAACTGGAAAAACCGGGTCGTGACCCGCGTCCAGAATTCTGTACTGCGAAGTTCCGTGATGACATTACTGAAGTGGCGCAGCTGACTGAAGGTATGCAGTTGGAAGGTGTGGTGACTAATGTCACCAACTTTGGTGCATTCGTGGATGTTGGTGTGCATCAGGACGGTCTGGTGCATATTTCTGAACTGGCCAATGAATTCATTGCTGATCCACATAAAGTGGTGAAACCAGGTCAGATCGTTCAGGTTCGTGTCTTAAACGTGGATGTAGAACGTAACCGTGTCAACCTGTCGATGCGTCCAGAAGGCTCAGAAGCACATGCGAAAGCACCACGTCAGCCACGTCGTGAACAGAATAATGAACAGCGTGGTGAGCGTAAGCCTCAAGGCAAGCGTCCACAGCAGGCACGTGGTGAACGCCCGCAAGGCAAGAAACCACAATCTAAGCCACAAGAAAACAAGATTGGTGGTTTAGGTGTATTGTTATTACAGGCCGGGATTAAAGGTTCGAAGTAA
- the ompR gene encoding two-component system response regulator OmpR has product MSLVVPAEKSDAVHTETDRVERILVVDDDVRLRTLLQRFLEDKGFVVKTAHDATQMDRLLQRELFSLIVLDFMLPVEDGLSICRRLRQSNIDTPIIMLTARGSDSDRIAGLEAGADDYLPKPFNPNELLARIRAILRRQVREVPGAPSQQMEVVSFGPWSLDLSTRTLTREGQVVTLTTGEFAVLKALVQHPREPLTRDKLMNLARGREWGAMERSIDVQVSRLRRLVEENPARARYIQTVWGVGYVFVPDGAE; this is encoded by the coding sequence ATGAGTTTAGTTGTACCCGCTGAAAAATCCGATGCAGTACATACCGAAACCGATCGGGTAGAACGCATTCTGGTTGTCGATGACGATGTCCGTTTACGTACTTTGCTGCAGCGCTTTCTGGAAGATAAAGGATTTGTAGTCAAAACAGCGCATGATGCAACCCAGATGGATCGACTGTTGCAGCGGGAACTGTTCTCTCTGATCGTGCTCGATTTTATGCTTCCGGTTGAGGATGGTCTGAGTATCTGTCGTCGTTTACGCCAATCCAATATCGACACCCCGATTATTATGCTCACTGCACGTGGCAGCGACTCAGACCGTATTGCCGGTCTGGAAGCTGGCGCTGATGATTACCTGCCAAAACCATTTAACCCAAATGAGTTACTCGCACGTATCCGTGCCATCTTACGTCGTCAAGTACGTGAAGTTCCAGGCGCGCCAAGCCAACAAATGGAAGTCGTTTCCTTTGGTCCATGGTCACTGGATTTATCTACCCGCACCCTCACCCGCGAAGGTCAAGTCGTAACCTTAACCACTGGCGAATTTGCCGTTCTAAAAGCCCTAGTACAACATCCACGTGAACCACTGACACGTGACAAGCTTATGAATCTGGCGCGTGGTCGTGAATGGGGTGCCATGGAACGTTCGATTGATGTTCAGGTGTCTCGCCTGCGTCGTCTGGTCGAGGAGAACCCGGCTCGTGCGCGTTACATTCAAACAGTTTGGGGTGTCGGTTACGTCTTCGTTCCAGATGGTGCTGAATAA
- a CDS encoding ATP-binding protein produces MKLDPIDPQEFTDFVRYSEKKRTPWERFLDKIKPRSAAMRTAVLVLFVVLFSLFMSMWFFWRTLYLPEIQHHARYLAVELEILHNPDLRMYHHDQEVDIDAYLKNRIGIEYITNPKQFPNIREKVIAEFFTNKIEEKLANELRIQEATVYFQFKPSPRIWIQTPEMNGNWVREPLKTYANYSPELIFAWLLGIPLIAGIIILTLVRQLNRPLRRLQNAANSYSKTGSAPYLDTNHGPLEIRQVNHAFNQMIYTLDQTERDRRIMLAGISHDLRTPLTRIRLSAEMMPDEDFLKEGLIYDVEDMDAILNQFISYMRDGSDEEPQETNVNTLLQELVTQFKPLDIRFTPQELPLIQARSMSLKRLIGNLINNSKRYGAEPIELSAHTDQDRLLIKVADHGEGIPEDQIEDLMQPFVRGNSARTVQGSGLGLAIVKRIVDIHSGELHIHNRPEGGLEAIISLPLNQDESETPTEPTTLEKIRQTITDHF; encoded by the coding sequence GTGAAACTCGACCCCATCGACCCACAAGAATTTACTGATTTTGTCCGTTATTCAGAAAAGAAACGCACCCCTTGGGAACGTTTTCTCGACAAGATCAAACCGCGTTCAGCCGCTATGCGCACGGCTGTCCTGGTTCTATTTGTGGTGCTATTTAGCCTGTTTATGTCGATGTGGTTCTTTTGGCGCACCCTGTATCTTCCAGAAATTCAGCACCATGCACGCTATCTCGCTGTTGAACTGGAAATTCTACATAACCCTGACTTACGCATGTATCACCATGATCAGGAAGTGGATATCGATGCTTACTTAAAAAACCGCATTGGCATTGAATACATCACTAATCCTAAGCAATTTCCCAATATTCGTGAAAAAGTCATTGCTGAGTTTTTTACCAATAAAATTGAGGAAAAGCTGGCTAATGAACTTCGCATTCAAGAAGCAACCGTTTATTTCCAGTTCAAGCCAAGTCCACGCATCTGGATCCAAACCCCTGAAATGAATGGCAACTGGGTACGTGAACCACTAAAAACCTATGCCAACTATAGTCCTGAACTCATTTTTGCTTGGTTGCTGGGTATTCCACTGATTGCCGGTATCATCATTCTGACCTTAGTTCGTCAGCTGAATCGCCCTCTACGTCGTTTACAGAATGCCGCAAACAGCTATAGTAAAACTGGCTCAGCACCTTATCTGGATACCAACCACGGTCCGCTAGAAATCCGTCAAGTGAACCATGCCTTTAACCAGATGATTTATACGCTGGATCAGACTGAACGTGATCGCCGTATCATGCTTGCCGGGATCTCTCATGACCTGCGTACTCCCCTAACCCGAATCCGTCTAAGTGCTGAAATGATGCCAGATGAAGATTTTCTGAAAGAAGGTTTGATTTATGATGTGGAGGATATGGATGCAATTTTAAATCAGTTCATTTCCTATATGCGGGATGGATCGGATGAAGAACCTCAGGAAACCAACGTCAATACTTTATTACAAGAACTGGTAACCCAGTTTAAGCCACTCGATATCCGTTTTACTCCACAGGAATTGCCCCTGATTCAGGCACGTAGTATGTCACTTAAGCGTTTGATTGGTAACTTAATTAATAATTCTAAACGCTATGGTGCCGAACCCATCGAGCTTTCCGCCCATACTGATCAGGATCGATTACTGATCAAAGTCGCAGATCATGGTGAAGGTATTCCTGAAGACCAGATTGAAGATTTGATGCAACCTTTTGTGCGTGGAAATTCCGCGCGTACCGTGCAAGGTAGCGGTTTAGGCTTAGCCATTGTCAAACGGATCGTAGACATCCATTCCGGTGAATTACATATTCATAATCGTCCCGAAGGCGGCCTTGAAGCGATTATTTCACTACCCTTAAATCAGGATGAATCAGAGACTCCGACTGAGCCAACGACACTAGAAAAAATCCGCCAAACTATCACTGATCATTTTTAA